AACTGATGAAGAAGAAATTTATAGAATAAATAATGAAGTTTTAGATAATATTACTGGTGAATTTGGAGTTTTAGAAGTTATAAATTCAGCATCAGTATTTGAACTACCTAAGAGTAGTTTAGAAATGATAAAAAAAATAGCAATAAAAAAGAAAATACATACTATATATTTTGAAGCATATTTTGCTTATGTAAATAGATTGAATGAAATAAGAAGTTTTTTTGAAGGAATAAATATTAGATTTATTATAGGAATAGAGACATTTGACAATAAATATAGAATTAAAACTTTAAAAAAGAATTTTTATTTAACAGATAGAATATTTGAAAAAATAAAGCAAGAGTATTATACAGCCTTATTATTAATATGTACTAAGGGTCAAACAAAAGAACAAATATTAAATGATATAGAATTGGGAACTAAAAATTTTTCATTAACAACAATTAGTATTTTTATAGAAAATGGAACAGAAATTAAAAGAGATGAAAAATTAGTAAAGTGGTTTTTAAATGATGTTTATCCTAATATTAAAGATAGAACTGATATTGAAATACTTGTAGATAACAAAGATTTTGGAGTTTATGTACAATAGGAAGAAGAAAAAAATGAAAAAAATAAAAGAAATAACAAAAGTATATAAGGATTATTATTTAGAAATAATATGGGCAATAATTGCAATGCTTATGGTAACATATAATAAGATAAATTTAATAAGAGAAGATACAATAGATATAATATTTTTAGCAATGCTAGGTTATCTAATAATAATACTTTATAAAAATTCTTTGAAAAATAAATATATTTCTACGATTTTATCTGTAATAACAATAGGTTTAATAATTTATTCCGTATTAGGTTTAGCAAATATATTATTTTATAAACAAATTACAGCATTAATAGGAATAGCCATAGTTTCTATAACTATACTAGAACTTAAGAAAAATTATTTACTAGAAGTAATTTATACTAAAATATTAATACATGCAGGTATTTACTTATTAATGATAATATTTAATATATTATTTGTAATGATGATATATGGATTGTTTGATATTAAATATTTAAGAGCAGAAATTTTAGTATATTATTTTATTGTTTTGAGTGGCTCAGTAGTCAGTATATTATATCAACAAGATAATAGAAAAGAATATTTTTCTAAAAAAGTAATAAACTATATATTTATCATATTTTTAATATTAAGTTTAATCTTAATATATACTAATATTTTTGTCAGAGGATTTAAAACATATTACATAGTAACACATATGATATTTTGGGTTTCGTATTTAGTTATTTTGTTAAATCTTACAATAAAGAAAAGATTTATACCATTAACTATATTACCGATAGTATTTTATGCAGTATATAGAGTATATAGACATATATTAGAGTATGGTTATACTGAAAATAGATATTTTATATTATATTTTAGTATTTTACTTATAGTTTTTTGCATAATGCAATTATTAAACTATTTTAAAACAATAACTTATGCCTATATATTTA
The window above is part of the Oceanivirga salmonicida genome. Proteins encoded here:
- a CDS encoding radical SAM protein — translated: MIRYNKIENQVRKREIVLLKGLPCAYGKCSFCNYILDNTTDEEEIYRINNEVLDNITGEFGVLEVINSASVFELPKSSLEMIKKIAIKKKIHTIYFEAYFAYVNRLNEIRSFFEGINIRFIIGIETFDNKYRIKTLKKNFYLTDRIFEKIKQEYYTALLLICTKGQTKEQILNDIELGTKNFSLTTISIFIENGTEIKRDEKLVKWFLNDVYPNIKDRTDIEILVDNKDFGVYVQ